One Alicyclobacillus vulcanalis genomic region harbors:
- a CDS encoding serine O-acetyltransferase, which translates to MDTQTIANHLLQQSVCMFKGRICHPEPRAIKQIIEWTRAAILPNYFDPEGGKHLSDTLDRLRGELAEQVHRATYQSCLSSGTAETNQRAWEMADVYIQNLPQLQSLVYEDITETVNGDPAATGCDEVILTYPGIFALLVYRAANVLYRHGVPLLPRMMTEYAHRVTGVDLHPGATIGRSIMIDHGTGIVVGETAVVGNHVKIYQGVTLGALYFPKDEEGAYQRQVKRHPTVEDYVILYANCTVLGGETVIGHHSVIGSNAWVTQSVLPYSKVIYEAESVVRTRSALT; encoded by the coding sequence ATGGACACCCAAACCATTGCAAATCATCTGCTGCAGCAGAGCGTCTGCATGTTCAAAGGGCGCATCTGCCATCCGGAGCCGCGAGCCATCAAACAGATTATCGAATGGACGCGCGCGGCGATTCTTCCGAATTACTTTGACCCTGAGGGTGGAAAACACCTTTCGGATACGCTGGATCGCCTCCGCGGAGAACTGGCGGAGCAAGTGCACCGGGCGACGTATCAGTCCTGCCTGTCTTCTGGAACGGCGGAAACGAATCAACGCGCGTGGGAGATGGCGGACGTCTATATTCAAAATCTCCCGCAGTTGCAGAGCCTTGTCTACGAAGATATCACCGAGACCGTGAATGGCGACCCGGCCGCGACGGGGTGCGACGAGGTCATCCTCACGTATCCGGGCATCTTCGCGCTCTTGGTGTACCGCGCCGCAAACGTCCTGTATCGCCACGGTGTGCCGCTTTTGCCCCGCATGATGACGGAGTATGCGCACCGCGTGACGGGCGTGGACCTGCACCCCGGCGCCACCATCGGCCGCAGCATCATGATCGATCACGGCACGGGCATCGTCGTCGGCGAGACGGCCGTCGTGGGGAACCACGTCAAGATTTATCAAGGCGTGACGCTCGGCGCGCTCTATTTCCCGAAGGACGAAGAGGGCGCGTATCAGCGCCAGGTCAAACGCCACCCGACCGTCGAGGACTATGTCATTCTCTACGCCAACTGCACGGTGCTCGGCGGTGAAACGGTCATCGGGCACCACAGCGTCATTGGATCGAACGCGTGGGTCACGCAGTCGGTCCTGCCGTACAGCAAGGTCATCTACGAAGCGGAGAGCGTCGTGCGCACGCGCAGCGCGTTGACGTGA
- a CDS encoding dipeptidase — protein MDAIREVERYLDNHRDELLEALKELLSIPSISALSEHRGDVRRAAEWIAHRLTSAGFEHVELMETGGHPLVYADWLHAEGKPTVLVYGHYDVQPVDPLELWTSPPFTPTIRDHQLYARGASDDKGPTFLHIAVLSAMLKVHGELPVNVKFCIEGEEEIGSAHLHAFLEQTRDQFAADLILISDTTMVGPNQPAVVYGLRGLAAAQIDVRTAASDLHSGLYGGAVPNAARAVAEIVASFHRPDGSVAVEGFYDRVRPLTEAEREEFAKLGHEEEALKQALALSDLWGEPGYTALERMCARPTLEVNGIWGGFQGEGTKTVIPCEAHAKLTCRLVPDQDPQEILDLVEQHVQRHAPKGAKVTFIRQDGGRPYVAPYDHPALQLAASAYEHAYGTKAVFTRMGGSIPVVETFSQLLKIPVVMMGFSLNDENFHAPNEHFSLDNFDKGLRTLAYYYHELPSAWNQH, from the coding sequence TTGGATGCCATTCGCGAAGTCGAGCGCTATCTCGACAACCACCGAGACGAGCTCCTCGAAGCGTTGAAGGAGCTGTTGTCCATCCCAAGCATCAGCGCCCTTAGCGAACACCGCGGCGACGTGCGGCGAGCCGCCGAATGGATTGCCCATCGGCTCACCAGCGCAGGTTTTGAGCACGTCGAGCTCATGGAGACCGGAGGCCATCCCCTCGTCTACGCAGACTGGCTGCACGCCGAGGGAAAGCCCACGGTGCTCGTCTACGGCCATTACGACGTGCAACCTGTGGATCCTCTCGAGCTATGGACCTCCCCGCCATTCACGCCGACCATCCGGGACCATCAGCTGTACGCGCGCGGCGCGAGCGACGACAAAGGCCCGACCTTTCTGCACATCGCAGTGCTCTCCGCCATGCTCAAGGTCCACGGGGAACTTCCCGTCAACGTCAAGTTCTGCATTGAGGGCGAGGAGGAAATCGGCTCCGCACACCTGCACGCGTTTCTCGAGCAGACCCGGGACCAGTTTGCCGCGGACCTCATCCTCATCTCCGACACCACCATGGTCGGGCCGAACCAACCCGCGGTGGTCTACGGGCTGCGCGGTCTCGCGGCGGCCCAAATCGATGTGCGAACCGCCGCATCGGACCTTCATTCGGGCCTGTACGGCGGCGCCGTGCCGAACGCCGCGCGAGCAGTGGCCGAGATCGTCGCGAGCTTCCACCGCCCAGATGGGAGCGTGGCCGTCGAAGGCTTCTACGATCGCGTTCGCCCGCTGACGGAGGCGGAACGGGAGGAGTTCGCGAAACTGGGCCACGAGGAAGAGGCGCTGAAGCAGGCGCTGGCGCTCTCCGATCTGTGGGGTGAGCCCGGGTACACCGCGCTTGAGCGCATGTGCGCGCGGCCGACGCTCGAGGTCAACGGCATCTGGGGCGGTTTTCAGGGCGAAGGCACCAAGACGGTCATCCCGTGCGAAGCGCACGCCAAATTGACGTGCAGGCTCGTGCCCGACCAGGACCCGCAGGAGATTCTCGATCTCGTCGAGCAACACGTACAGCGCCACGCCCCCAAAGGCGCCAAGGTGACGTTTATCCGCCAGGACGGGGGCAGGCCGTACGTCGCTCCGTATGATCACCCGGCGCTTCAGCTGGCGGCTTCCGCTTACGAACACGCGTATGGCACCAAGGCTGTGTTCACGCGCATGGGCGGGTCCATCCCCGTCGTGGAGACGTTCTCCCAGCTGCTCAAGATCCCGGTCGTCATGATGGGCTTCAGTCTGAACGATGAAAACTTCCATGCGCCAAACGAGCACTTCTCGCTGGACAACTTCGACAAGGGCCTGCGGACGTTGGCCTACTATTACCACGAACTCCCTTCCGCCTGGAACCAGCACTGA
- a CDS encoding YerC/YecD family TrpR-related protein, producing the protein MALERLNESEVRELFRAILALQDEDECYRFFEDLCTVGEVESLAQRFAVARMLREGATYHAIEEATGASTATISRVKRCLHYGADGYRMILERLYGKPPHGETEMA; encoded by the coding sequence ATGGCGCTCGAGAGGCTGAATGAATCTGAGGTGCGCGAACTGTTCCGCGCAATTTTGGCGCTTCAGGACGAGGACGAGTGCTACCGGTTCTTTGAGGATCTGTGCACCGTGGGAGAAGTCGAGTCTCTGGCTCAGCGATTTGCGGTGGCGCGCATGCTGCGCGAAGGCGCCACGTACCACGCGATTGAAGAGGCGACAGGCGCGAGCACGGCGACCATTAGCCGCGTGAAGCGTTGTTTGCACTACGGGGCAGACGGATATCGCATGATTTTGGAGCGTTTGTATGGCAAGCCGCCTCACGGTGAGACGGAAATGGCGTAG
- a CDS encoding iron-sulfur cluster assembly accessory protein, with translation MQVTDRAVEALSRLAQEELRTGELIRVDRAYRCGGPPFQVVIDDTKGPLDTTLRFEGAQGAVDVTVAQAIVKLLADVVLDYGEDGFVFEEAAKLGC, from the coding sequence GTGCAGGTGACGGATCGGGCGGTCGAAGCGCTGTCGCGTTTGGCCCAAGAAGAGCTCAGGACGGGCGAGTTGATCCGGGTCGATCGCGCCTATCGCTGCGGCGGGCCGCCGTTCCAAGTCGTGATCGACGACACGAAGGGGCCGCTCGATACTACGCTTCGCTTCGAGGGTGCGCAGGGAGCCGTCGATGTGACGGTGGCGCAGGCCATCGTCAAGTTGTTGGCGGACGTCGTGCTCGATTACGGGGAAGACGGCTTCGTGTTTGAGGAGGCGGCCAAGCTCGGTTGCTAG
- the ileS gene encoding isoleucine--tRNA ligase, protein MAMRKVDAKEPATSREQRVLEFWKRENIFQKSEKAREGRPEWVFYEGPPTANGLPHPGHVLTRVFKDLYPRYRTMKGYHVMRKAGWDTHGLPVEIEIEKKFGMNGKKDIQAFGIERFVQACRESVFKYEEVWRELTERLGYWIDLDHPYMTLTDDYIESVWHLLKTIYDKGWLVEGHRVSPYCPHCETTLSSHEVAQGYKDVKDLSVTAKFRSKHDVDGRPTYFLAWTTTPWTLPSNVGLAVHEDLTYVLIHKAGAGENVWVAEGLKDAYLEEGDRVIAQAKGRDLVGTGYVPVFPYVVQEGKKHMVITAPHVTDESGTGIVHMSPAHGEEDYKACQEAGLIFVNFVDESGRFTKDVRDYQGRFVKDEALNVDLVKDLAARGLVYEKHKHEHSYPHCWRCDTPLIYYAIHSWFIRTTEFKDQLIANSQSVNWIPPHIRDGRMGNFLENVIDWNLSRSRYWGTPLPIWRCDACGEVECIGSRAELEAKAGRLPKELHKPYIDELVWPCRCGRGTMVRVPEVIDVWFDSGSMPFAQLHYPFENRELFERLYPADFVCEAIDQTRGWFYSLLAISTAVTGRAPYKNVLVLGHVLDEQGKKMSKSKGNVIDPFEAFDKHGADAVRFYFVSNTQPWNSQLFYHRAVAEAKAKYIDLLQNIHQFYALYAGIDGFNPYEVEHVAVAERPLMDRWLIARLHQTIEGVDEAYARYDATQAARLLQAFVDELSTWYVRRNRDRFWADGMAPDKVAAYLTLFEALRTVALLTAPITPFLAEDIYQNVVRLGGDAHDVPESVHLCDFPEANAALVDEALIREMALVLRVVEMGRHLRNESKLKTRQPLAALYVPRAQQDVIAKFADVIQDELNVKEIRFADLDEIARPTLYLNLNAVGKAFGRKTPVLNEAAKRADEAQIRAFRETGAVVLEGETLTQEHAEIRYEAKFDGLVTVDNRLFVGLETRLTPELIEEGYVREVISKMQMMRKEVDYGVTHHVRFYAEGDPELLDVIARNRSRIGATVLVREWSDAPLADADLTKEWDVNGKKLTLSVGR, encoded by the coding sequence ATGGCGATGCGGAAAGTCGACGCGAAGGAACCGGCCACGTCGCGCGAACAGCGCGTGCTGGAATTCTGGAAGCGCGAGAACATCTTCCAAAAGAGCGAGAAGGCGCGCGAAGGGCGGCCAGAGTGGGTGTTTTACGAGGGCCCGCCGACGGCCAACGGCTTGCCACACCCCGGTCACGTGCTCACGCGCGTGTTTAAGGACCTGTATCCCCGCTACCGCACCATGAAGGGCTACCACGTGATGCGCAAAGCTGGCTGGGATACCCATGGACTGCCCGTCGAGATCGAAATTGAAAAGAAATTCGGCATGAACGGCAAAAAGGACATCCAAGCGTTCGGCATCGAGCGCTTCGTCCAAGCGTGCCGCGAGAGCGTGTTCAAATACGAGGAGGTCTGGCGCGAGCTCACGGAGCGGCTCGGCTACTGGATCGATCTCGACCATCCGTACATGACGCTGACGGACGACTACATTGAGTCGGTGTGGCACCTCCTGAAGACCATCTACGACAAGGGCTGGCTTGTCGAGGGCCACCGCGTAAGCCCGTACTGCCCGCACTGCGAGACGACGCTCTCGAGCCACGAGGTCGCGCAGGGTTACAAGGACGTCAAGGACCTGTCCGTGACCGCGAAGTTCCGGTCGAAACACGACGTGGACGGCCGGCCGACGTACTTCCTGGCGTGGACGACGACCCCTTGGACGCTGCCCTCGAACGTCGGCCTCGCGGTGCACGAGGACCTGACGTATGTCCTCATCCACAAAGCCGGCGCAGGCGAGAACGTCTGGGTGGCCGAAGGCCTGAAGGACGCGTACCTCGAAGAGGGCGATCGCGTCATCGCCCAAGCGAAGGGCCGTGACCTCGTCGGCACGGGGTACGTCCCTGTCTTCCCATACGTCGTGCAGGAAGGCAAGAAACACATGGTCATCACGGCGCCGCACGTCACGGACGAATCCGGCACGGGCATCGTCCACATGTCGCCCGCGCACGGCGAGGAAGACTACAAGGCGTGCCAGGAAGCCGGCCTGATTTTCGTCAACTTCGTGGACGAGTCTGGCCGATTCACAAAGGACGTCCGCGACTATCAGGGCCGGTTTGTGAAAGACGAGGCCTTGAACGTCGATCTCGTCAAAGACCTGGCGGCACGCGGCCTCGTCTACGAGAAGCACAAGCACGAGCACAGCTACCCGCACTGTTGGCGCTGCGACACGCCGCTCATCTACTACGCGATTCATTCCTGGTTCATCCGAACCACGGAGTTCAAGGATCAGCTCATCGCCAACTCGCAGTCGGTCAACTGGATCCCGCCGCACATTCGGGACGGGCGGATGGGCAACTTCCTGGAAAACGTGATCGACTGGAACCTGTCGAGATCGCGCTATTGGGGCACGCCGCTGCCCATCTGGCGGTGCGACGCGTGCGGAGAGGTCGAGTGCATCGGCTCGCGGGCGGAGCTCGAGGCCAAGGCGGGGCGCCTGCCGAAGGAGCTGCACAAGCCTTACATCGACGAGCTCGTGTGGCCGTGTCGCTGTGGTCGGGGCACCATGGTGCGCGTGCCTGAGGTCATCGACGTGTGGTTTGACTCGGGATCGATGCCTTTCGCGCAGCTCCACTATCCGTTTGAAAACCGCGAGCTGTTCGAGCGACTGTACCCGGCGGATTTCGTGTGCGAGGCCATCGACCAGACGCGCGGCTGGTTCTACAGCCTGCTCGCCATCTCCACCGCGGTGACGGGCAGGGCGCCCTACAAGAACGTGCTCGTGCTTGGCCACGTGCTCGACGAACAGGGCAAGAAAATGTCGAAGTCGAAGGGCAACGTGATCGATCCGTTTGAGGCGTTTGACAAGCACGGCGCGGACGCGGTGCGCTTCTACTTTGTGTCGAACACGCAGCCGTGGAACTCGCAGCTGTTCTATCACCGCGCGGTGGCGGAAGCAAAGGCGAAGTACATCGACTTGCTGCAAAACATCCACCAGTTCTACGCGCTGTACGCCGGGATCGACGGGTTCAACCCGTACGAGGTGGAACACGTCGCGGTGGCAGAGCGGCCGCTCATGGACCGGTGGCTCATCGCGCGCCTGCATCAGACCATCGAGGGCGTGGACGAGGCGTACGCGCGCTACGACGCCACGCAAGCGGCGCGCCTTTTGCAGGCGTTCGTGGACGAGTTGTCGACCTGGTACGTGCGGCGCAACCGGGACCGCTTCTGGGCGGACGGCATGGCGCCAGACAAGGTGGCCGCGTACCTGACCTTGTTCGAGGCGCTTAGGACGGTCGCGCTTCTCACGGCCCCCATCACGCCGTTTTTGGCCGAGGACATCTACCAGAACGTCGTGCGCCTCGGCGGAGATGCACACGACGTGCCGGAGAGCGTTCACCTGTGCGACTTCCCGGAGGCAAACGCCGCGCTCGTCGACGAGGCGCTCATCCGAGAGATGGCGCTCGTGCTGCGCGTCGTGGAGATGGGTCGGCATTTGCGCAACGAGAGCAAGCTGAAGACGCGCCAGCCACTCGCCGCGCTGTATGTTCCGCGGGCGCAACAGGACGTGATCGCCAAGTTCGCGGACGTCATTCAGGACGAACTGAACGTCAAGGAGATCCGCTTTGCCGATCTCGACGAGATTGCGCGGCCCACGCTGTATTTGAATCTGAATGCGGTGGGCAAGGCGTTCGGCCGCAAGACGCCGGTGCTCAATGAGGCGGCGAAGCGAGCGGACGAAGCGCAGATCCGCGCGTTCCGGGAGACGGGCGCCGTGGTGCTCGAGGGCGAGACCCTGACGCAGGAGCACGCGGAAATCCGGTATGAGGCGAAGTTTGACGGCCTGGTGACGGTCGACAACCGGCTGTTTGTGGGCCTCGAGACGCGGCTCACGCCGGAACTCATTGAGGAGGGCTACGTGCGCGAGGTCATCTCCAAGATGCAAATGATGCGCAAGGAGGTCGACTACGGCGTCACGCATCACGTGCGGTTTTACGCGGAAGGAGATCCGGAACTGCTCGACGTGATCGCGCGAAACCGGTCGCGCATCGGGGCGACGGTGCTGGTGCGCGAGTGGAGCGACGCGCCGCTCGCGGACGCGGATCTGACGAAGGAGTGGGACGTCAACGGCAAGAAGCTCACGCTGTCGGTGGGCCGATGA
- a CDS encoding cupin domain-containing protein — protein MKIQEGGTERLRALFTCGAHRVTQLTLRAGEGLPEHRSPHHLFLCVWSGELEWIVGDERVRLSRGECTSLAPGRPHAVSAIENSTALLVLFADGSDVDKS, from the coding sequence ATGAAAATCCAAGAAGGCGGAACCGAGCGATTGCGTGCCTTGTTCACATGCGGTGCACACCGAGTGACCCAGTTGACGCTGAGGGCGGGAGAAGGACTTCCCGAACACCGCTCTCCACACCATTTGTTTCTCTGCGTGTGGTCCGGCGAGCTGGAGTGGATCGTTGGCGACGAGCGTGTACGTTTATCAAGGGGGGAATGCACAAGCCTTGCTCCAGGTCGACCGCATGCCGTCTCGGCGATCGAAAACTCCACGGCGCTGCTGGTCCTGTTTGCAGATGGTTCGGATGTGGACAAGTCGTAG
- a CDS encoding alpha/beta fold hydrolase yields MPFVDRPDARLYYEVHGTGTPLLLIMGVGGNLRWWGSGFVRKLAARHTVIAFDNRGAGESEAHPTEPWTIEEMADDAHAVLQDAGFSRAHVLGYSMGGMIAQELALRHPEAVDALVLGATSCGGPQMIQAEDVKREMRSRPTDLAARAEWYMRLFFPEEFRAKNEAYLRGAFRLLLRADMPEAVYQAQLDAVERWQGSWDRLSNVTSRTLVMHGLSDRVLPYANGERLAYRMPGARLKLYAGCGHGFAMQAGAAVLRDVLMFLGGEAAKEDR; encoded by the coding sequence ATGCCGTTTGTCGATCGACCTGACGCGCGCCTGTATTACGAAGTGCATGGCACGGGCACGCCGCTTCTTCTGATCATGGGCGTCGGCGGAAATCTGCGCTGGTGGGGGTCTGGCTTTGTGCGCAAACTCGCGGCCAGGCACACCGTCATCGCCTTTGACAACCGCGGGGCGGGCGAATCGGAGGCTCACCCGACCGAGCCCTGGACCATCGAGGAGATGGCGGACGACGCGCATGCGGTTTTACAGGACGCTGGGTTTTCTCGAGCGCACGTGTTGGGCTACTCGATGGGCGGCATGATTGCGCAGGAGCTGGCGCTTCGTCATCCCGAAGCCGTGGATGCGCTCGTGCTTGGCGCTACCAGCTGTGGCGGACCGCAAATGATCCAGGCCGAAGACGTGAAGCGTGAGATGCGATCTCGCCCGACCGATCTCGCCGCCCGCGCGGAGTGGTACATGCGCCTGTTTTTTCCGGAGGAGTTTCGCGCGAAAAACGAGGCGTACCTGCGAGGCGCCTTTCGGTTGCTCCTGCGAGCCGACATGCCGGAAGCGGTCTATCAGGCCCAGCTCGACGCCGTGGAGCGATGGCAGGGAAGTTGGGACAGGCTTTCAAACGTGACCTCTCGCACGCTGGTGATGCACGGCCTGTCCGACCGCGTCTTGCCCTACGCCAATGGGGAGCGCCTGGCGTATCGCATGCCCGGCGCGAGGCTGAAGCTGTACGCGGGGTGTGGCCACGGGTTTGCGATGCAGGCCGGGGCCGCGGTCCTTCGCGATGTGCTCATGTTTCTCGGCGGAGAGGCCGCGAAAGAAGACCGTTAG
- the codY gene encoding GTP-sensing pleiotropic transcriptional regulator CodY yields the protein MSLLEQVQELGQLLHRSNEQVEFQEVAEFLSRLMQSNVYIVGRKGKILGYGVAEHELTEEWLNIMTREQRFPGDFNKHLLRVEQTIANLTDEQKKPLYVFSPEENESFRSKHLMITPIIGARERQGTLLFARSQRAFNEDDQILAEYAATVVALEIVHSRQQQKEEESRQRALAHLAVESLSFSELQAAKYLLDAVRNSPEGIVVSSQIADQHGVTRSVIVNSIRKLESAGTIESRSLGMKGTHLRILNPYVEEEINRQFER from the coding sequence GTGAGTTTGTTGGAACAGGTCCAAGAACTTGGGCAACTCTTGCACCGTTCAAATGAGCAAGTGGAATTTCAAGAAGTTGCCGAATTTTTGAGCCGCCTCATGCAGTCGAACGTGTACATCGTGGGGCGCAAGGGCAAGATTCTCGGATACGGGGTTGCGGAGCACGAGCTGACCGAGGAATGGTTGAACATCATGACGCGGGAGCAGCGGTTTCCGGGCGATTTCAATAAACATCTGCTTCGTGTGGAGCAGACCATTGCCAACTTGACCGACGAGCAAAAGAAGCCGCTTTACGTCTTCTCGCCCGAGGAAAACGAGTCGTTTCGCTCCAAACACCTGATGATCACGCCCATCATCGGGGCGCGCGAACGTCAAGGGACGCTTCTCTTCGCGAGGTCTCAGCGCGCGTTCAACGAAGATGACCAAATTCTCGCCGAGTACGCGGCGACGGTGGTGGCGCTCGAGATTGTACACTCGCGCCAACAGCAGAAAGAGGAGGAGAGCCGGCAGCGGGCCCTGGCGCATCTGGCGGTGGAGTCGCTCAGCTTCTCCGAATTGCAGGCTGCGAAGTACCTGTTGGACGCCGTCCGCAATTCCCCTGAGGGCATCGTCGTGAGCAGTCAAATTGCGGACCAGCACGGCGTGACGCGCTCGGTCATCGTCAACAGCATCCGCAAGCTGGAGAGCGCAGGTACCATCGAAAGCCGTTCGCTGGGTATGAAGGGCACGCATCTGCGCATCCTGAATCCGTACGTTGAAGAGGAGATCAACCGCCAGTTCGAGCGTTGA
- a CDS encoding DUF2249 domain-containing protein encodes MSEFAYVVRAPEYPPQMKHRVIFQTFDKLEPGQAMLLVNDHDPVPLFYQFQHEREGQFTWEYLERGPEVFQVKIGKAKV; translated from the coding sequence GTGTCCGAGTTTGCGTATGTCGTGCGCGCGCCGGAGTATCCGCCGCAAATGAAGCACCGCGTGATTTTTCAGACCTTCGACAAACTGGAGCCGGGTCAGGCCATGCTGCTCGTGAACGATCACGATCCCGTCCCACTCTTCTATCAATTTCAACATGAGCGGGAGGGTCAGTTCACCTGGGAGTACCTTGAACGCGGACCCGAAGTGTTTCAAGTGAAAATCGGGAAGGCGAAGGTCTGA
- the cyoE gene encoding heme o synthase, translating into MLTANGQETVRPNERTCYPSLRALWELGKPRINALLLFSAFCAMVAARHGLPPLRPALVGLLGLGLACAGAAMVNMWFDRDIDRLMDRTRDRPLPQGQVAPSTALVTGLILGLSGFAVLDIAVGGLAAWLTVAGYLYYAGIYTMWLKRRTPQNIVIGGGSGAIPPLVGWAAVTGHLAPLAWLLFLIVFLWTPSHFWGLALYRSKDYRRASVPMMPVVRGAKTTIAQMLFYALALAGVDLAVSHFVLHPELYLAVAGLLNAWFVAVHIRLALSRSEITAWAKRTFLASLVYLPVALLGVAVANV; encoded by the coding sequence ATGCTCACGGCAAATGGTCAAGAGACGGTTCGTCCGAATGAAAGGACCTGCTATCCCAGCCTCCGGGCGCTCTGGGAACTTGGCAAGCCTCGCATCAACGCGCTCCTGCTCTTCAGCGCATTTTGCGCCATGGTTGCCGCTCGTCATGGGTTGCCTCCGCTGCGGCCGGCACTGGTTGGCCTCTTGGGGCTCGGCCTCGCATGCGCAGGAGCCGCAATGGTGAACATGTGGTTCGATCGCGACATCGACCGCCTCATGGACCGCACCCGAGATAGACCATTGCCCCAAGGCCAAGTGGCGCCGAGCACCGCCCTCGTGACAGGACTGATCTTGGGCCTCTCTGGCTTCGCGGTGCTCGACATCGCAGTCGGGGGATTGGCCGCGTGGCTCACGGTCGCCGGATACCTCTATTACGCCGGGATCTACACGATGTGGTTGAAGCGCCGCACGCCTCAGAACATCGTCATCGGAGGTGGCTCAGGCGCCATTCCGCCGCTCGTCGGTTGGGCTGCGGTGACGGGGCACTTGGCGCCGCTCGCATGGCTTTTGTTTCTCATCGTCTTTCTCTGGACGCCAAGCCATTTTTGGGGCCTTGCTCTGTATCGGTCGAAGGACTATCGTCGCGCTTCCGTGCCCATGATGCCTGTCGTGCGAGGCGCCAAGACAACCATTGCTCAGATGTTGTTTTACGCGTTGGCTCTTGCAGGCGTCGATCTCGCCGTCTCCCATTTCGTGCTTCACCCAGAGCTCTACCTCGCGGTAGCGGGCTTACTGAACGCGTGGTTCGTCGCAGTCCACATCAGGTTGGCCCTATCGCGCAGCGAGATCACCGCTTGGGCGAAGCGTACGTTTCTCGCTTCGCTGGTTTACTTACCTGTTGCGCTCCTTGGTGTTGCCGTGGCAAACGTCTGA
- a CDS encoding cytochrome o ubiquinol oxidase subunit IV gives MSKASMSLPDKRHDRDGGGKYQYFTGYVLSLVLTAIAFALVAFHALPAPVLLVLLMVLAAIQVLVQLFLFMHVTEGDGSRVKGLAIGLGLFFTLAIALGSVWIMSFNSQVQ, from the coding sequence ATGTCCAAGGCGTCCATGTCTCTCCCAGACAAGCGACACGATAGAGATGGCGGTGGGAAGTATCAGTACTTCACCGGCTACGTCCTCTCGCTCGTCCTGACGGCCATTGCGTTCGCGCTTGTTGCATTCCATGCGCTACCCGCACCGGTGCTGCTTGTGCTTCTTATGGTGCTCGCGGCGATACAGGTGCTGGTGCAGCTGTTCCTGTTCATGCACGTGACGGAAGGAGACGGCAGTCGCGTAAAGGGGCTAGCCATCGGACTAGGCCTGTTTTTCACCCTCGCCATTGCGCTCGGATCGGTCTGGATTATGTCGTTCAACAGCCAGGTTCAGTAA
- a CDS encoding DUF488 domain-containing protein produces the protein MAFALKRAYDPPEAGDGFRVLVDRLWPRGVRREALAVDAWLKDVAPSNALRQWLHEDVSRFSAFAEQYRGELRADEAHQKAVGQLLVWADTHPRVTLVYAARDPVHNHARVLLEYLQSLDA, from the coding sequence ATGGCGTTTGCGCTCAAACGGGCGTATGACCCGCCGGAGGCGGGTGACGGGTTCCGCGTGCTCGTGGATCGCCTTTGGCCGCGCGGCGTCCGGCGCGAAGCGCTCGCCGTGGACGCGTGGTTGAAGGACGTGGCGCCTTCGAACGCGCTGCGCCAATGGCTCCACGAAGACGTATCCCGGTTCTCGGCCTTTGCCGAACAATACCGAGGGGAACTTCGGGCGGATGAGGCGCATCAGAAAGCCGTGGGCCAACTGCTGGTCTGGGCAGACACGCACCCGAGGGTCACGCTCGTGTATGCCGCGCGCGATCCGGTTCACAACCACGCCCGCGTCCTGCTCGAGTACCTCCAATCGCTCGATGCCTGA
- a CDS encoding Crp/Fnr family transcriptional regulator: MSVSQDLKEFSLFRDLTPEELARVAELAVLRQYRRGETIFIEGTPREAVYFLLRGLIKVVKVDEEGREHIVAVLGKGQMFPHVGFFQDLPYPGTASAMEPTSVYAISTRSFDALLRRHPPIALKLLRVLADRIVQLQAKLQELAVYDSRERVVAFLRHFAEEQGRAGPEGVHVHLPITHAEIAQMVGLRRESVNRIWNQLRREGVIEGERDTWVIHLDRLQ; this comes from the coding sequence GTGAGTGTGAGTCAGGATCTGAAGGAGTTTTCGCTTTTTCGCGACCTGACACCGGAGGAACTGGCGCGCGTGGCGGAACTCGCCGTTTTGCGTCAATATCGCCGTGGAGAAACCATCTTCATTGAGGGCACGCCGCGGGAGGCTGTGTACTTCCTGTTGCGCGGACTCATCAAAGTTGTGAAGGTGGACGAGGAAGGGCGTGAGCACATCGTCGCCGTGCTCGGCAAGGGGCAGATGTTTCCGCACGTGGGTTTCTTTCAAGACTTGCCCTATCCAGGCACGGCGAGCGCCATGGAGCCGACCTCGGTGTACGCGATTTCCACGCGCTCGTTCGATGCCCTCCTGCGTCGGCATCCTCCCATCGCCCTGAAGCTCCTTCGGGTCTTGGCGGACCGGATTGTGCAGCTCCAAGCGAAGCTTCAGGAGCTTGCCGTGTACGATTCGCGCGAGCGCGTCGTGGCCTTTCTTCGTCACTTCGCCGAGGAGCAAGGCCGCGCCGGGCCCGAGGGCGTACACGTCCATCTGCCGATTACGCACGCCGAGATCGCACAAATGGTCGGTTTGCGTCGCGAATCGGTCAATCGGATTTGGAACCAATTGCGCCGGGAAGGCGTTATCGAAGGGGAGCGGGACACATGGGTCATCCATCTGGATCGGCTCCAGTGA